In the Onychostoma macrolepis isolate SWU-2019 chromosome 09, ASM1243209v1, whole genome shotgun sequence genome, one interval contains:
- the LOC131547587 gene encoding transcription factor 21, translating to MEDIFFDFDAQDAATDFAFWGQMDPNFQFQSQLDTLLFDCSAMTGQLSPWSSFGCQSVFPEAQLTFTDLDSQSPQLEVGAEVDSSLVDEPHEIGKRRQQQQQRRLTAHHPYKVQRHAANIRERKRMLSINSAFEELRCHVPTFPYEKRLSKIDTLRLAIAYIALLREILMSGCDPKSYVDECMKNGYKNHTNAIWNTSDLTARLSWIKWD from the coding sequence ATGGAAGACATATTTTTTGATTTCGATGCTCAAGATGCTGCCACGGACTTTGCCTTCTGGGGCCAAATGGACCCCAACTTCCAGTTCCAGTCTCAGCTGGACACGCTGCTGTTTGACTGCAGCGCAATGACAGGTCAGCTGTCGCCCTGGTCCTCTTTCGGGTGTCAGTCCGTGTTCCCCGAGGCTCAGCTGACCTTCACGGACTTAGACTCGCAGTCTCCGCAGCTGGAGGTCGGTGCTGAAGTGGACAGCTCCTTAGTGGACGAGCCCCATGAGATCGGCAAGCGcaggcagcagcagcagcagcggcgCTTGACGGCCCATCATCCGTACAAGGTGCAGCGCCACGCCGCCAACATCCGGGAGAGGAAGAGGATGCTCAGCATCAACTCCGCGTTTGAGGAGCTGCGCTGCCACGTGCCCACCTTCCCCTACGAGAAAAGACTCTCCAAAATAGACACCTTAAGACTGGCCATCGCTTACATCGCCCTGCTTAGGGAAATCCTCATGTCAGGCTGTGACCCCAAGTCATACGTCGATGAATGCATGAAGAACGGCTATAAGAATCATACCAATGCCATCTGGAACACAAGCG